Proteins encoded by one window of Lycium barbarum isolate Lr01 chromosome 11, ASM1917538v2, whole genome shotgun sequence:
- the LOC132618596 gene encoding protein JASON-like has product MLWSRLPSEEQGDDTKNILGVFTVLVRAAMGCFFGCFRINDGSIPPKEPLVSRNRSPLSSFFNSEEKGEDDDLHKTKMANQDTGTPMSELVTKELRDQAKFLKACGTLPQTPAEIRKGLAKCKDLSASTGDVEPLRFKSWLSDVAVEKLNLDLLNDHPITPRKSNGLEEQSGSLAHTSSSCMMAGQNGQSLSKNSIHGSGSSNTPTAIEVNANQTHTDTASEVTPTSAPSAQYMNKVVRFDCESDQSAVSSKSTSSALDSENSKHVGFSGNSYASKNSPYPTPLKLSDEMQTPGTVFPTYLDNIANGKTARIRSQYVYPVLNPVVRASQLKELSDEDSYSIEDSSSRLRSSNMTESGERLNEATFSSELGSEASADKDSKAEASLSSWLKPSSLNQHEGKQHASFVYCDNVHYGRTPGDRPILGLVAAHWKDDEDSRISPKWWDGNGIPNSTNKYKEDQKVSWHATPFEERLEKALSQETSIPQRKQLSGTRPFAFNDMEESDTALSQVH; this is encoded by the exons ATGTTATGGTCTAGGTTACCTTCTGAAGAACAAGGTGACGATACGAAAAATATCCTTGGAGTGTTTACGGTGCTTGTTCGAGCCGCTATGGGATGTTTCTTCGGTTGTTTCCGTATCAACGATGGATCGATTCCTCCTAAG GAACCTTTGGTCTCTCGGAATAGGAGTCCATTATCTTCATTTTTCAATTCTGAAG AAAAAGGCGAGGACGATGATTTGCACAAAACCAAAATGGCTAATCAAGATACAGGAACACCAATGTCTGAGCTGGTCACAAAAGAGCTCAGGGATCAG GCGAAGTTTCTTAAAGCTTGTGGAACTTTACCTCAGACTCCTGCCGAGATTCGAAAAGGCTTGGCTAAATGCAAAGATCTATCAGCTTCAACAGGAGATGTTGAACCTTTAAGATTCAAGTCTTGGCTCTCTGATGTGGCCGTTGAAAAGCTCAACCTGGATTTGCTAAATGATCACCCTATTACACCTCGTAAAAGCAATGGATTGGAAGAACAATCTGGTTCCTTGGCACATACATCTAGCAG TTGCATGATGGCTGGACAAAATGGTCAAAGTTTGTCGAAGAACTCTATTCATGGTAGTGGGTCTTCTAACACTCCGACAGCCATTGAGGTTAATGCTAATCAGACTCATACAGACACGGCTTCAGAAGTTACACCAACCTCTGCTCCCAGTGCCCAATACATGAACAAAGTTGTTCGCTTTGACTGTGAGTCCGATCAGTCTGCAGTATCATCCAAAAGTACTTCATCTGCACTTGACAGTGAAAACTCAAAGCATGTTGGGTTTTCTGGCAATTCCTATGCATCGAAGAATTCGCCCTACCCAACCCCGCTAAAACTAAGTGATGAAATGCAAACACCAGGAACAGTTTTTCCAACATATTTAGACAACATTGCAAATGGAAAAACTGCTCGGATCAGGTCTCAGTATGTTTATCCAGTTTTAAACCCTGTGGTTAGAGCATCGCAGTTGAAGGAGTTGTCTGATGAAGATTCCTACTCCATTGAAGATTCTAGTTCCAGATTAAGGTCCAGTAACATGACAGAATCTGGTGAAAGGCTAAATGAAGCAACCTTTTCGTCAGAACTAGGAAGTGAAGCTTCAGCTGATAAAGATTCAAAGGCAGAAGCAAGCTTGTCTTCGTGGCTGAAACCATCTTCACTCAACCAACATGAGGGTAAGCAGCACGCTAGTTTTGTTTACTGTGACAATGTTCATTATGGCAGAACTCCTGGAGATAGGCCTATACTTGGATTGGTTGCTGCTCACTGGAAAGATGATGAAGATTCTCGTATATCTCCTAAATGGTGGGATGGAAACGGGATTCCTAATTCAACTAACAAGTATAAGGAG GATCAAAAAGTAAGTTGGCATGCAACACCATTTGAAGAGAGACTGGAGAAGGCATTATCACAAGAAACTTCCATTCCACAAAG GAAGCAGCTCAGTGGGACAAGACCATTTGCCTTTAATGACATGGAGGAGTCAGATACTGCTCTCTCTCAAGTGCACTAA